The following proteins are co-located in the Styela clava chromosome 15, kaStyClav1.hap1.2, whole genome shotgun sequence genome:
- the LOC120334284 gene encoding ADAMTS-like protein 1 isoform X1 gives MALCDQCHCLHDVGLNPPHAARTHGESSSNILNLTHTEYSMTEEMSPYRYHCDKLSTHENQRRSRHSYKMDNFAEVQCKWRPSVNKTYCESKSQSHIQQVDQDRLSTGTLPIVTALDPTSKTNYCAEILHLLPDFITKDHVSSLRRNTTSIKLFHWTCVILLFALLPCILAVPVRWEVGPYGECTTTCGRGTQSRSVICKNMADEKIDSHSYGSTSQLPEVMCPYPKPISSRSCSLISCAPVWTPGPWSECSRTCGRGIQKRQSFCTQRLATGTTERVPDVYCSRVRPSSKRKCAIIDCPPRYAVKKWSECSVTCGRGVQLRELTCVQIAAGQHVLQPISLGHCSHLTRPIVERYCRQGKCAGVASSSRRMAPRVPKIITARRTFIQRQRMSKVRFVVGMTAYVLPRTTVIIRCPVLRYRKALIYWKFNGNEIIPDDDDITMMPDSSLRIRSTDASNVGQYTCVAGESSAHFVLNITRPGRKMGLSHNQVYGEHRRRAIPSRPYEPDHISTEFEKRRRGAVRPSVISASVGGSIEHKAPPIQAFRRPAEITVTPAPILASENEWPEFENGGAGKTDKEILEDLIAIAERENQQKLDISPEHLRQVDGNFYDMTSFETTETEDDRTGVEILEPPRGLSFVPVPDRIDYEKPPLVKPDRVSENNQYDRFGVLDIRKFSEPRILIQPTEAPMQVAGDIVTYVGGDLVVAEPETVTLLCEASGFPTPYLEWLKDDMEIKTGDRYIILRSDHSLRILRPDLSDAGVYTCKATNELGSDSASTTMNVAKKPKIVSTSDVYFNLNSAFVDVTVGSTIKARLGSTVRISCRVEGFPEPHVVWNKDVSGLGDNSRTLYDNTLLIESTTKADQGTYSCEASNPAGTDYQASVLTLLEPPHLADDDSQFAELRNYELEQFPRLFMTSLGKSKYKVKKGTHVIIGCPVVSFPKSEIHWTRNGIQLQDFSHSIHFEITLSGKALMISSFEENAIGNYTCYATNEGGNLTTSLLIKVIEYGYIFGNLTACTDKCGGSGTQHSTLVCAEEGKNPVDEWFCENLEKPNAPEYPCNRIDCPPRFNIGPWSSCSNTCGIGEKTRKVACVVRQSDNSIKEVHSSMCTNEQFYINSSVVNDLIDHVNATPVSRETCFLEACPQWKVGPWSACGHKCYGSGTGVRARRLYCLNANGTKVSRNECKQSSRPRRRDLCSTSRCEPVWIVSRWSSCSHTCGEDGIQTRILSCVFRGNKRQRAGSLCTKDSRPTVTSSCNREQCHNDPKPPASLSSGLCVDKSRYCSVAQSSGLCGFYRHLCCKTCG, from the exons ATGGCTCTGTGTGATCAGTGTCATTGCCTGCATGATGTCGGACTAAATCCACCTCATGCTGCCCGAACTCATGGTGAATCATCCAGCAATATCTTAAATCTAACTCACACCGAGTATTCAATGACAGAAGAAATGTCACCATATCGTTATCACTGTGATAAGCTATCCACCCACGAAAATCAAAGACGTTCGAGACATAGCTACAAAATGGACAATTTTGCCGAAGTTCAGTGTAAATGGAGACCCTcagtaaataaaacatattGTGAATCCAAGTCACAGTCCCATATTCAACAAGTAGACCAAGACCGCTTGAGTACCGGTACACTACCAATTGTTACTGCACTTGACCCCACTTCGAAAACAAATTACTGCGCAGAGATTCTACAtctgttgccagattttattacAAAGGATCATGTTTCGTCATTGCGTAGGAATACGACGTCAATTAAGTTATTTCACTGGACATGCGTGATATTATTATTTGCACTTCTACCCTGCATTCTGGCTGTACCAGTAAG GTGGGAAGTTGGTCCTTACGGAGAATGCACAACTACTTGCGGGAGAGGGACACAGTCCAGGTCGGTCATTTGTAAAAACATGGCCGACGAAAAAATTGATTCTCATAGTTATGGATCTACATCACAACTTCCTGAAGTAATGTGTCCTTATCCCAAACCAATATCATCTAGAAGTTGTTCTTTGATTTCTTGTGCGCCGGTGTGGACACCTGGACCGTGGTCTGAG TGCTCCAGAACATGCGGTCGTGGAATTCAGAAACGTCAATCATTTTGCACACAGAGATTAGCTACCGGCACTACTGAGCGCGTCCCAGATGTTTATTGTTCTCGTGTTCGTCCTTCCTCTAAAAGAAAATGCGCAATTATTGACTGTCCACCACGATACGCAGTAAAAAAGTGGTCGGAG TGTTCGGTAACTTGTGGAAGAGGAGTACAACTGCGCGAACTGACGTGCGTCCAAATAGCCGCTGGACAACACGTTCTTCAACCCATTTCACTGGGACATTGTTCACACTTGACGAGGCCCATCGTCGAACGATATTGTAGACAAGGAAAATGCGCAGGAG TTGCCAGCTCATCAAGACGAATGGCGCCCAGAGTACCCAAGATTATCACAGCTCGAAGAACGTTTATACAACGACAGAGAATGTCAAAAGTTCGGTTCGTTGTCGGCATGACTGCATATGTTTTACCAAGGACTACTGTTATCATACGATGTCCAGTGTTGAG GTACCGAAAAGCTCTCATTTACTGGAAATTTAATGGAAATGAGATTATACCTGATGACGACGACATAACAATGATGCCAGATAGCAGTCTAAGAATTCGTAGCACCGACGCTAGCAATGTTGGCCAATATACGTGTGTCGCAGGCGAATCCTCCGCTCATTTTGTATTGAATATTACTAGACCAG GTCGAAAAATGGGCCTTTCTCATAATCAAGTGTACGGAGAGCATCGCAGGCGAGCAATTCCGAGCAGACCTTATGAACCTGACCAC ATTTCAACTGAGTTTGAAAAACGTCGACGAGGAGCTGTTCGACCATCTGTAATATCGGCTTCTGTTGGTGGATCCATCGAACACAAAGCGCCGCCCATACAAGCGTTTAGGAGACCAGCAGAAATAACAGTTACGCCCGCTCCAATATTGGCGTCCGAGAACGAATGGCCAGAATTTGAAAATGGAGGAGCTGGAAAGACTGACAAAGAG ATACTAGAAGACTTGATAGCAATTGCTGAGAGGGAAAACCAACAAAAATTAGATATATCACCCGAACATTTACGACAG GTAGACGGCAATTTCTACGACATGACGTCATTTGAGACGACAGAGACGGAAGACGACCGAACTGGAGTCGAAATTTTAGAACCACCCCGTGGCCTTTCGTTTGTTCCGGTTCCGGATAGGATCGACTATGAAAAGCCTCCTTTGGTTAAACCGGATAGAGTGTCCGAGAACAATCAGTATGACCGTTTCGGAGTATTAGACATACGCAAATTCTCCGAGCCACGAATTTTGATCCAACCCACAGAGGCGCCAATGCAAGTGGCTGGCGACATTGTAACTTACGTTGGAGGGGATTTGGTGGTCGCGGAGCCGGAAACAGTCACATTGCTTTGTGAAGCTTCGGGATTTCCGACGCCCTATCTTGAATGGCTTAAAGACGACATGGAGATTAAGACAGGAGACAG GTACATCATTTTAAGATCTGATCACTCGCTTCGAATACTTCGGCCAGACCTCAGCGATGCTGGCGTGTACACTTGCAAGGCTACTAACGAACTAGGAAGCGACTCTGCTTCTACAACTATGAACGTTGCTAAAAAGCCTAAAATTGTCTCAACCAGCGATGTATATTTTAACCTAAATTCAGCTTTTGTTGATGTTACTGTTGGTTCCACCATAAAAGCAAGACTGGGATCGACAGTCAGAATAAGCTGCCGTGTGGAAG gTTTTCCGGAACCACACGTAGTTTGGAATAAAGATGTCTCGGGTTTAGGTGATAATTCAAGAACTCTTTACGACAATACATTGCTGATAGAATCAACCACAAAAGCTGATCAGGGAACGTACAGCTGCGAAGCTAGCAATCCGGCAGGCACTGACTATCAAGCTTCAGTTCTAACGTTACTAG AACCACCCCACTTGGCAGATGATGACAGTCAATTTGCAGAATTACGGAACTACGAATTGGAACAATTTCCGCGACTTTTTATGACTTCTTTGGGAAAATCGAAGTATAAAGTTAAAAAAGGAACCCATGTTATAATAG GATGCCCTGTAGTAAGTTTTCCAAAATCTGAGATACATTGGACTCGGAATGGTATACAACTTCAGGATTTTTCGCATTCCATACATTTTGAGATTACTTTGTCGGGGAAGGCGCTCATGATATCGTCATTTGAAGAAAACGCTATAGGAAATTACACGTGTTATGCAACAAATGAAGGAGGAAATTTAACTACAAGTTTACTGATTAAAGTAATAG AATATGGGTACATTTTTGGAAACCTGACTGCATGCACTGATAAATGCGGCGGGAGTGGCACACAGCACTCAACTCTTGTTTGCGCCGAGGAAGGTAAAAATCCAGTTGATGAATGGTTTTGCGAGAATCTTGAAAAGCCAAATGCTCCAGAATATCCATGCAATCGCATTGACTGTCCCCCAAG GTTTAACATTGGACCTTGGAGTTCGTGCTCAAACACGTGCGGCATCGGCGAAAAAACACGCAAAGTGGCTTGCGTGGTACGACAGTCCGATAATAGCATAAAAGAAGTTCATTCATCTATGTGTACAAATGAACaattttacataaattcatCGGTAGTAAATGATTTGATAGATCATGTAAATGCAACACCTGTCAGCCGTGAAACGTGTTTTCTTGAAGCATGTCCACAGTGGAAAGTTGGACCTTGGTCTGCG tGCGGTCATAAATGTTATGGAAGTGGAACAGGTGTACGAGCTCGGCGATTATACTGTTTGAATGCTAACGGAACTAAGGTATCACGAAATGAATGTAAACAGTCTTCTCGGCCAAGAAG GAGGGATCTTTGTTCTACAAGTCGGTGTGAACCTGTGTGGATTGTTAGTCGCTGGTCGTCTTGTTCACACACTTGTGGTGAAGACGGAATTCAAACTCGCATACTAAGTTGTGTATTTCGAGGCAATAAGCGACAAAGAGCTGGTTCCTTATGTACAAAAGATTCCAGACCCACCGTAACATCATCGTGTAACAGGGAGCAATGTCACAACG ATCCGAAACCACCTGCATCACTGTCATCAG GTTTGTGTGTGGACAAGTCTCGCTATTGTTCAGTAGCCCAGTCTTCAGGATTATGCGGTTTTTACAGACATCTTTGTTGCAAAACATGCGGATGA
- the LOC120334284 gene encoding ADAMTS-like protein 1 isoform X2 has translation MALCDQCHCLHDVGLNPPHAARTHGESSSNILNLTHTEYSMTEEMSPYRYHCDKLSTHENQRRSRHSYKMDNFAEVQCKWRPSVNKTYCESKSQSHIQQVDQDRLSTGTLPIVTALDPTSKTNYCAEILHLLPDFITKDHVSSLRRNTTSIKLFHWTCVILLFALLPCILAVPVRWEVGPYGECTTTCGRGTQSRSVICKNMADEKIDSHSYGSTSQLPEVMCPYPKPISSRSCSLISCAPVWTPGPWSECSVTCGRGVQLRELTCVQIAAGQHVLQPISLGHCSHLTRPIVERYCRQGKCAGVASSSRRMAPRVPKIITARRTFIQRQRMSKVRFVVGMTAYVLPRTTVIIRCPVLRYRKALIYWKFNGNEIIPDDDDITMMPDSSLRIRSTDASNVGQYTCVAGESSAHFVLNITRPGRKMGLSHNQVYGEHRRRAIPSRPYEPDHISTEFEKRRRGAVRPSVISASVGGSIEHKAPPIQAFRRPAEITVTPAPILASENEWPEFENGGAGKTDKEILEDLIAIAERENQQKLDISPEHLRQVDGNFYDMTSFETTETEDDRTGVEILEPPRGLSFVPVPDRIDYEKPPLVKPDRVSENNQYDRFGVLDIRKFSEPRILIQPTEAPMQVAGDIVTYVGGDLVVAEPETVTLLCEASGFPTPYLEWLKDDMEIKTGDRYIILRSDHSLRILRPDLSDAGVYTCKATNELGSDSASTTMNVAKKPKIVSTSDVYFNLNSAFVDVTVGSTIKARLGSTVRISCRVEGFPEPHVVWNKDVSGLGDNSRTLYDNTLLIESTTKADQGTYSCEASNPAGTDYQASVLTLLEPPHLADDDSQFAELRNYELEQFPRLFMTSLGKSKYKVKKGTHVIIGCPVVSFPKSEIHWTRNGIQLQDFSHSIHFEITLSGKALMISSFEENAIGNYTCYATNEGGNLTTSLLIKVIEYGYIFGNLTACTDKCGGSGTQHSTLVCAEEGKNPVDEWFCENLEKPNAPEYPCNRIDCPPRFNIGPWSSCSNTCGIGEKTRKVACVVRQSDNSIKEVHSSMCTNEQFYINSSVVNDLIDHVNATPVSRETCFLEACPQWKVGPWSACGHKCYGSGTGVRARRLYCLNANGTKVSRNECKQSSRPRRRDLCSTSRCEPVWIVSRWSSCSHTCGEDGIQTRILSCVFRGNKRQRAGSLCTKDSRPTVTSSCNREQCHNDPKPPASLSSGLCVDKSRYCSVAQSSGLCGFYRHLCCKTCG, from the exons ATGGCTCTGTGTGATCAGTGTCATTGCCTGCATGATGTCGGACTAAATCCACCTCATGCTGCCCGAACTCATGGTGAATCATCCAGCAATATCTTAAATCTAACTCACACCGAGTATTCAATGACAGAAGAAATGTCACCATATCGTTATCACTGTGATAAGCTATCCACCCACGAAAATCAAAGACGTTCGAGACATAGCTACAAAATGGACAATTTTGCCGAAGTTCAGTGTAAATGGAGACCCTcagtaaataaaacatattGTGAATCCAAGTCACAGTCCCATATTCAACAAGTAGACCAAGACCGCTTGAGTACCGGTACACTACCAATTGTTACTGCACTTGACCCCACTTCGAAAACAAATTACTGCGCAGAGATTCTACAtctgttgccagattttattacAAAGGATCATGTTTCGTCATTGCGTAGGAATACGACGTCAATTAAGTTATTTCACTGGACATGCGTGATATTATTATTTGCACTTCTACCCTGCATTCTGGCTGTACCAGTAAG GTGGGAAGTTGGTCCTTACGGAGAATGCACAACTACTTGCGGGAGAGGGACACAGTCCAGGTCGGTCATTTGTAAAAACATGGCCGACGAAAAAATTGATTCTCATAGTTATGGATCTACATCACAACTTCCTGAAGTAATGTGTCCTTATCCCAAACCAATATCATCTAGAAGTTGTTCTTTGATTTCTTGTGCGCCGGTGTGGACACCTGGACCGTGGTCTGAG TGTTCGGTAACTTGTGGAAGAGGAGTACAACTGCGCGAACTGACGTGCGTCCAAATAGCCGCTGGACAACACGTTCTTCAACCCATTTCACTGGGACATTGTTCACACTTGACGAGGCCCATCGTCGAACGATATTGTAGACAAGGAAAATGCGCAGGAG TTGCCAGCTCATCAAGACGAATGGCGCCCAGAGTACCCAAGATTATCACAGCTCGAAGAACGTTTATACAACGACAGAGAATGTCAAAAGTTCGGTTCGTTGTCGGCATGACTGCATATGTTTTACCAAGGACTACTGTTATCATACGATGTCCAGTGTTGAG GTACCGAAAAGCTCTCATTTACTGGAAATTTAATGGAAATGAGATTATACCTGATGACGACGACATAACAATGATGCCAGATAGCAGTCTAAGAATTCGTAGCACCGACGCTAGCAATGTTGGCCAATATACGTGTGTCGCAGGCGAATCCTCCGCTCATTTTGTATTGAATATTACTAGACCAG GTCGAAAAATGGGCCTTTCTCATAATCAAGTGTACGGAGAGCATCGCAGGCGAGCAATTCCGAGCAGACCTTATGAACCTGACCAC ATTTCAACTGAGTTTGAAAAACGTCGACGAGGAGCTGTTCGACCATCTGTAATATCGGCTTCTGTTGGTGGATCCATCGAACACAAAGCGCCGCCCATACAAGCGTTTAGGAGACCAGCAGAAATAACAGTTACGCCCGCTCCAATATTGGCGTCCGAGAACGAATGGCCAGAATTTGAAAATGGAGGAGCTGGAAAGACTGACAAAGAG ATACTAGAAGACTTGATAGCAATTGCTGAGAGGGAAAACCAACAAAAATTAGATATATCACCCGAACATTTACGACAG GTAGACGGCAATTTCTACGACATGACGTCATTTGAGACGACAGAGACGGAAGACGACCGAACTGGAGTCGAAATTTTAGAACCACCCCGTGGCCTTTCGTTTGTTCCGGTTCCGGATAGGATCGACTATGAAAAGCCTCCTTTGGTTAAACCGGATAGAGTGTCCGAGAACAATCAGTATGACCGTTTCGGAGTATTAGACATACGCAAATTCTCCGAGCCACGAATTTTGATCCAACCCACAGAGGCGCCAATGCAAGTGGCTGGCGACATTGTAACTTACGTTGGAGGGGATTTGGTGGTCGCGGAGCCGGAAACAGTCACATTGCTTTGTGAAGCTTCGGGATTTCCGACGCCCTATCTTGAATGGCTTAAAGACGACATGGAGATTAAGACAGGAGACAG GTACATCATTTTAAGATCTGATCACTCGCTTCGAATACTTCGGCCAGACCTCAGCGATGCTGGCGTGTACACTTGCAAGGCTACTAACGAACTAGGAAGCGACTCTGCTTCTACAACTATGAACGTTGCTAAAAAGCCTAAAATTGTCTCAACCAGCGATGTATATTTTAACCTAAATTCAGCTTTTGTTGATGTTACTGTTGGTTCCACCATAAAAGCAAGACTGGGATCGACAGTCAGAATAAGCTGCCGTGTGGAAG gTTTTCCGGAACCACACGTAGTTTGGAATAAAGATGTCTCGGGTTTAGGTGATAATTCAAGAACTCTTTACGACAATACATTGCTGATAGAATCAACCACAAAAGCTGATCAGGGAACGTACAGCTGCGAAGCTAGCAATCCGGCAGGCACTGACTATCAAGCTTCAGTTCTAACGTTACTAG AACCACCCCACTTGGCAGATGATGACAGTCAATTTGCAGAATTACGGAACTACGAATTGGAACAATTTCCGCGACTTTTTATGACTTCTTTGGGAAAATCGAAGTATAAAGTTAAAAAAGGAACCCATGTTATAATAG GATGCCCTGTAGTAAGTTTTCCAAAATCTGAGATACATTGGACTCGGAATGGTATACAACTTCAGGATTTTTCGCATTCCATACATTTTGAGATTACTTTGTCGGGGAAGGCGCTCATGATATCGTCATTTGAAGAAAACGCTATAGGAAATTACACGTGTTATGCAACAAATGAAGGAGGAAATTTAACTACAAGTTTACTGATTAAAGTAATAG AATATGGGTACATTTTTGGAAACCTGACTGCATGCACTGATAAATGCGGCGGGAGTGGCACACAGCACTCAACTCTTGTTTGCGCCGAGGAAGGTAAAAATCCAGTTGATGAATGGTTTTGCGAGAATCTTGAAAAGCCAAATGCTCCAGAATATCCATGCAATCGCATTGACTGTCCCCCAAG GTTTAACATTGGACCTTGGAGTTCGTGCTCAAACACGTGCGGCATCGGCGAAAAAACACGCAAAGTGGCTTGCGTGGTACGACAGTCCGATAATAGCATAAAAGAAGTTCATTCATCTATGTGTACAAATGAACaattttacataaattcatCGGTAGTAAATGATTTGATAGATCATGTAAATGCAACACCTGTCAGCCGTGAAACGTGTTTTCTTGAAGCATGTCCACAGTGGAAAGTTGGACCTTGGTCTGCG tGCGGTCATAAATGTTATGGAAGTGGAACAGGTGTACGAGCTCGGCGATTATACTGTTTGAATGCTAACGGAACTAAGGTATCACGAAATGAATGTAAACAGTCTTCTCGGCCAAGAAG GAGGGATCTTTGTTCTACAAGTCGGTGTGAACCTGTGTGGATTGTTAGTCGCTGGTCGTCTTGTTCACACACTTGTGGTGAAGACGGAATTCAAACTCGCATACTAAGTTGTGTATTTCGAGGCAATAAGCGACAAAGAGCTGGTTCCTTATGTACAAAAGATTCCAGACCCACCGTAACATCATCGTGTAACAGGGAGCAATGTCACAACG ATCCGAAACCACCTGCATCACTGTCATCAG GTTTGTGTGTGGACAAGTCTCGCTATTGTTCAGTAGCCCAGTCTTCAGGATTATGCGGTTTTTACAGACATCTTTGTTGCAAAACATGCGGATGA